The sequence GCCGAGTTCTCACTTCTTACGGACGTCACGGTCTCAGTCTCCCGATTCCGATCGCAGGAGCACCGCGAGGCCGAAAAGCACGAGCAGCAGGCCGACGAGTGCGTAGCCGACGACGGCACTCGAGAAGACCACTCCACCGGTCGCGCCGACGACGGCACCGATGGCGGCGAGGATGGTCCCGAGAACGACCAGTCCTGCCCCTGCGAGATCCTCGACGACGCGGTCGTCTCCGTCAGCCGTCCCATCTGCGCGCTCGAGCGGGTCGACGAGGTCCCACTTCCGTTCGCGTTCGCGCTCGAGTCGGAAGCGGCCGCCCGACAGCGACGTCAGCGCGGCGTCACCTGCAGCCGCTATCGACAGCGACCACCAGTCGTCCTTCTCGGGGCCGGAGTCGGTTCGTTCGAGATAGATCGGTTCGCCCACGACGTAGTCGATCGAGGCCGCGTCGTAGCCGACGTCTTCGACGATGCGGGCGAGGAGGAACTCCTCGGACCACGGAATCGGTTTCTCGAGCGTGAACGCGGTCGTCTCGCCGTGGGGGAGCGAGACGACGAGTTCGACCGTCGTGGCGTCGACTGCAGCGACGTCGGCGATCTGTCCTTCGACGTAGCCCTCGGGTGTGGTCATCACGTCGATACGGCCGAGTTCGTCCGCGAGGTCGGTTTCGTGGCGCTCGCGACCGGTTTCACGCGGAACGTTCCCGTGGCGAGACTCACCGGGGTCGGTCGGGTCACCTTCGGGGTCGGTTCGGGCTTCCGATTCGTCGGCTCGACCGCTCGTGACCTCGATTTCGACTTCACCGTCGCTGTCGCTAGTCGTACAGTCGTCGTCCGTCGATTCTCCGGGTCCGTCACTCACGACTGGTCTCGCCTCGAGTGTACGGAATCGAGTGAGGTAAACTCGTCCCCGACACGAGCGGCCCGTCTCACTCGGCCGGTCGCGCCCGGACGACGGCGAACAGTCCGTCGCCGTGGCCCTCGCGGACCTCCGCGCTCTTGACCGGGTTGGTCTCGAGGTCGGCAGGGTCGTCGAAGATCGTCTGTAAGCGCACCTCGATCGTGAAGCCGGCCGACTCGAGGGCTGCACACGTCGCCTCGCCGCTCAGGAAATCAGCGTCGGCGTAGAACGGACTCGCTTCCTTGCGGTCCTCGTAGCTGGCTCCGAGCGGGCTCTCTCTGTCGAGGACGGCCACGACGAGCGCTCCGTCGGGCGTGAGCACGCGACGGAGCTCCTCGAGGGTCGCCTCGAGGTCGTCGACGAACGCGAGGGCGGTGACGACGACGGCGAGGTCGATCGCGTCGGTCGTGATCGGGAGTGATTCCGCGACGCCCCGGACCGGGTCGATCCCCCGCTCACGAGCCAGTTCGAGCGAGTTCCGGGCGGGGTCGACGCCCACCGGAATCCCGAGCCCATCGGCAAAACGTCCGGTGCCGACGCCGACCTCGAGTGCCCGGTCACTGCCGGGATCGAACGCGTCGGGGATGGCGTGCTCGAGCGCGAACAGTTCCGCACGAAATGCTCCCCGGTTCTCGTCGTACCACGCGTCGTATTCGTCGGCCAGCTGGTCGAAGGGAGCGTGTGGCATCGAGATCAGTCGATGGGGAAAATGCAGCGGTACAGTTACTAAGTGTTTCGGGAAACCCGCCGAATCGAACGTTAGCTGATGCGACGCTGACAGCTCCCACAGAGGTTCTCTTCTTTGATGTCGACTTCGCGAACGGTCGGCGAGAAGTTCATCACGCAGCGGTTGTTGTCGCAGTGTTCGAGTCCGTAGGTGTGGCCGATTTCGTGGACGATCTCCTTGCGGACCCGGTTTTCGAAGATCTCTGCGGCGCTCTTGTTAGAGAAGCCGCCGTCAGATGAGGTCTGGAGTCGGTAGGTGGAGACGACGCTCCCGCTCCCGTCCAGGTAGGCGAGGCCGAAGACGTAGTTTCGCCGGCGGTAGAAGAGGTCGTGTGGGGTGATGGCGATGTTCTTGTCACCCCGACCGACCCGTTCTGCCAGCTGGATGAAGGGCTCTGCTGAGTACTGATTGCGGCCGGAGTCGTACGCGCCGTTCGGGACGGACTGCGAGTCGGTGATAGAGACGTCGCAGTCGTAAACCGATCGCAGCGCCGCGGAGGCCGCCCGCTTGACGTCCGCGGAGACGCTGCCGACCGGCACGATATCGACGAGCATAGCGAAGGCTTAGGGGGGAGCCGTCATAAACGTCCCGCCGTGTGCGACTCTCGTCAACCTGCGTCTCCGCCGACCCTGTTCGACCACCTCCATCGATACGACCGCGTCCTCGAGGTGGGCATCGGCCGACGAACCGACCTCGCGGCGGCGCTCGCGGCCGACGGTGTCTCGGTGACCGGGATCGATGTTCATCGCCGGGAGGTCCCCGAAGGCGTGACGTTCGTCCGCGACGATATCGTCGACCCCGACCGGTCGGTCTACGAGGGCTGTGAGGCGATCTACGCCCGGAACCTGCCGCCGGAACTGCACCGACCTGCACTCGAGGTCGCCCGCGCGGTCGGCGCGGACTTCCTGTTTACGACGCTTGGCGGCGACCAGCCCGCGGTACCGGTCGAGCGGAAGACGATTCGCGAGGGGACGCTGTACGTCGTCGTCGCCGACCGCGGGTAACGGGTCCGTCCTCGCGGTTTCGCCACCGTCGTCTCAGGATACGACGGGAGCCGAGGTCGGTCCCTCAGTCGCGTTTCCGGCCGCTCACGGAGCAGCTCTTGACGCCGTAGGTCTCACAGGCGTTCGTCGCTCGCTCGGAGGTAAACTCGTAGTCGTCGTTTTCGACGACGGCGGTCACGTCGACGCCTGCCGCTTCGACGACGTCTGTGTAGCGGTCGACGTGTTCAGCGCCGCCGATACACGCGGCCCAGAGGTCCGCGTCGCTCTTGATGGAGGCCGGCAGTTGTTCCTCGCTGACGATGTCCGCGATGGCGAGTCGCCCCTCGGGTCGAAGCACCCGGACCGCCTCCTCGAAGACGCGGCCTTTCTCGGCAGAGAGGTTGATGACGCCGTTCGAGATCACGACGTCGAACGATTCGTCGTCGAACGGAAGGTCCTCGATGTACCCCTCTCGAATCTCGACGTTGTGGAACCCGTGTTCTGCCGCGAGGGTCCGGGACTTCGCTACCTGTTCGGGCGTCATGTCGACGCCAGTGACCGTCCCGGTCTCGGTCACCTGCATGGCCGCGACGAACGCGTCCATGCCCGACCCGCTCCCGAGGTCGAGCACCGTCTCGCCCGCCTCGAGGGCAGCGAGGTCGAACGGGTTCCCAACGCCCGCGAAGGAGTCGATCGCGGCGTCCGGGACGTACTCGAGGTCGACAGGGTCGTAGCCGAGCCTGTCGGCGAGTTCCCGTCCCGTCTCGAAGTGGAACTCGGCGTCGCCTGCGGTCGCGACGTCCCGATACATCGAGGTGACCTCGCGCTCGAGTTTCGCCGTGTCGAGTGTGTCGCTCATCGGTTTCCTCAGTCGTCACCCGCCACCTGGGCGGGCGTGTCGATGGTCATTTCGACGTCCTGTTCGAGCGAGACGAGCGTGTAGACTGGTGCCCGTCGTGCCCACTCGTCGATCTGTTCGGGTTCGAGGTCCGGCCCCTCGATCCGGACGTCGGCGGTCAGGTTCTCGAAGACCGAAGCCGACTCGCCGAGGTCCGCGAGGCTG is a genomic window of Natrarchaeobaculum aegyptiacum containing:
- a CDS encoding class I SAM-dependent methyltransferase, producing the protein MPHAPFDQLADEYDAWYDENRGAFRAELFALEHAIPDAFDPGSDRALEVGVGTGRFADGLGIPVGVDPARNSLELARERGIDPVRGVAESLPITTDAIDLAVVVTALAFVDDLEATLEELRRVLTPDGALVVAVLDRESPLGASYEDRKEASPFYADADFLSGEATCAALESAGFTIEVRLQTIFDDPADLETNPVKSAEVREGHGDGLFAVVRARPAE
- a CDS encoding archaemetzincin family Zn-dependent metalloprotease, translated to MLVDIVPVGSVSADVKRAASAALRSVYDCDVSITDSQSVPNGAYDSGRNQYSAEPFIQLAERVGRGDKNIAITPHDLFYRRRNYVFGLAYLDGSGSVVSTYRLQTSSDGGFSNKSAAEIFENRVRKEIVHEIGHTYGLEHCDNNRCVMNFSPTVREVDIKEENLCGSCQRRIS
- a CDS encoding UPF0146 family protein; translated protein: MCDSRQPASPPTLFDHLHRYDRVLEVGIGRRTDLAAALAADGVSVTGIDVHRREVPEGVTFVRDDIVDPDRSVYEGCEAIYARNLPPELHRPALEVARAVGADFLFTTLGGDQPAVPVERKTIREGTLYVVVADRG
- a CDS encoding methyltransferase domain-containing protein, coding for MSDTLDTAKLEREVTSMYRDVATAGDAEFHFETGRELADRLGYDPVDLEYVPDAAIDSFAGVGNPFDLAALEAGETVLDLGSGSGMDAFVAAMQVTETGTVTGVDMTPEQVAKSRTLAAEHGFHNVEIREGYIEDLPFDDESFDVVISNGVINLSAEKGRVFEEAVRVLRPEGRLAIADIVSEEQLPASIKSDADLWAACIGGAEHVDRYTDVVEAAGVDVTAVVENDDYEFTSERATNACETYGVKSCSVSGRKRD